In Janibacter sp. CX7, a single genomic region encodes these proteins:
- the purS gene encoding phosphoribosylformylglycinamidine synthase subunit PurS, translating into MGRIVVDVMLKPEILDPQGQAVRGALPRLGIDQFTDVRQGKRFVLSVDGDVTEAHLASAREAAETLLSNPVIEDVVSVHELTSDEPEQAPITGAGA; encoded by the coding sequence GTGGGACGCATCGTCGTCGACGTCATGCTCAAGCCCGAGATCCTCGACCCCCAGGGCCAGGCGGTCCGGGGGGCGCTGCCCCGGCTCGGGATCGACCAGTTCACCGACGTGCGGCAGGGCAAGCGCTTCGTGCTGTCCGTCGACGGCGACGTGACCGAGGCGCACCTGGCGTCGGCCCGCGAGGCCGCCGAGACCCTCCTGTCCAATCCCGTCATCGAGGACGTCGTGAGCGTCCACGAGCTCACGAGCGACGAGCCGGAGCAGGCGCCGATCACCGGGGCCGGCGCGTGA
- the purQ gene encoding phosphoribosylformylglycinamidine synthase subunit PurQ, with product MKIGVVTFPGSLDDSDARRAVTLCGGEAVALWHGDADLHGVDAVVIPGGFSYGDYLRAGAIARFAPVMGEVITAAKGGMPVLGICNGFQILTESHLLPGSMIQNDHRKFLCKDQVLRVESTSTAWTSGFEAGQEISIVLKNQDGQFVADEATLDRLEGEGQVAFRYVGGNPNGSSRDIAGITNERGNVVGLMPHPEHAVEEGFGPSLDGRTFFTSVLEQVVSA from the coding sequence GTGAAGATCGGCGTCGTCACCTTCCCCGGCAGCCTCGACGACTCCGACGCCCGCCGCGCCGTGACCCTCTGCGGCGGCGAGGCCGTCGCCCTGTGGCACGGCGACGCGGACCTCCACGGCGTCGACGCGGTCGTCATCCCGGGCGGCTTCTCCTACGGCGACTACCTGCGCGCCGGGGCCATCGCCCGCTTCGCCCCGGTCATGGGTGAGGTCATCACCGCGGCGAAGGGAGGGATGCCGGTCCTCGGGATCTGCAACGGCTTCCAGATCCTCACCGAGTCGCACCTGCTCCCCGGGTCGATGATCCAGAACGACCACCGCAAGTTCCTGTGCAAGGACCAGGTCCTGCGCGTCGAGTCGACCTCGACGGCGTGGACCTCCGGATTCGAGGCCGGCCAGGAGATCAGCATCGTGCTGAAGAACCAGGACGGCCAGTTCGTCGCCGACGAGGCCACCCTCGACCGGCTCGAAGGGGAGGGACAGGTCGCCTTCCGCTACGTCGGCGGCAACCCCAACGGCTCCTCCCGCGACATCGCCGGCATCACCAACGAGCGCGGCAACGTCGTCGGCCTCATGCCGCACCCCGAGCACGCCGTCGAGGAGGGCTTCGGCCCGAGCCTCGACGGCCGCACCTTCTTCACGTCCGTCCTCGAGCAGGTGGTGTCCGCGTGA
- the purL gene encoding phosphoribosylformylglycinamidine synthase subunit PurL, protein MTVSNLDTVTVAQGSPDTEQPWAELGLKADEYERIREILDRRPTSAELAMYSVMWSEHCSYKSSKVHLKRFGDLPAETPLGKTLAGIGENAGVIDIGQGWAVTFKVESHNHPSYVEPYQGAATGIGGIVRDIMAMGARPIAVMDPLRFGAIDHPDTARVLPGVVKGIGGYGNSLGLPNVGGEIVFDDCYQGNPLVNALCVGSLRHEDLHLANASGTGNKIVLFGAKTGGDGIGGVSVLASETFEEGGPAKRPAVQVGDPFAEKVLIECCLDLYAAGVVEGIQDLGGAGLSCATSELASAGDGGMQIELDKVPLRDSTLRAEEILMSESQERMMAVVAPDKLDAFLAITGRWDVEAAVLGEVTDGDRLVITWHGETIVDVPPRSVAHDGPVYERPIARPEWIDAVQADASSSLPRPADLGADLLALLASPNICDKSWVTDQYDRYVLGNTKRAMPHDSGVIRVDEESGLGVAVSTDCNGRFGRLDPYAGAQLALAESYRNVATSGALPLAVTDCLNFGSPEDPGVMWQFQQAIGGLFDACLELGIPVTGGNVSFYNQTGETAIHPTPVVGVLGVIDDVATSVASGFAAPGEVVLLLGATRDELDGGEWAHALHGHLGGQPPRVDLAAEKALASFFVDAARRGALASSHDLSDGGLAVALAESVLTGGTGASVDLTPVLERDGIDAFTALYSESTARALVTVRSEADVATVVGIAETHGVPVARLGVTDGDRLKVKDALDLGLDEMRTAHTGTMARYFG, encoded by the coding sequence GTGACCGTCAGCAACCTCGACACCGTGACCGTCGCGCAGGGCAGCCCCGACACCGAGCAGCCGTGGGCCGAGCTCGGGCTCAAGGCCGACGAGTACGAGCGCATCCGCGAGATCCTCGACCGTCGCCCGACGAGCGCCGAGCTGGCGATGTACTCGGTCATGTGGTCCGAGCACTGCAGCTACAAGTCCTCCAAGGTCCACCTCAAGCGCTTCGGTGACCTGCCGGCCGAGACCCCGCTCGGCAAGACCCTCGCCGGCATCGGGGAGAACGCGGGTGTCATCGACATCGGTCAGGGCTGGGCGGTGACCTTCAAGGTCGAGTCCCACAACCACCCGAGCTATGTCGAGCCCTACCAGGGTGCCGCGACCGGCATCGGTGGCATCGTCCGCGACATCATGGCGATGGGCGCCCGCCCGATCGCGGTGATGGACCCCCTTCGCTTCGGTGCCATCGACCACCCCGACACCGCCCGCGTCCTGCCCGGCGTCGTCAAGGGCATCGGCGGCTACGGCAACTCCCTCGGGCTGCCCAATGTCGGCGGCGAGATCGTCTTCGACGACTGCTACCAGGGCAACCCGCTCGTCAACGCGCTGTGCGTCGGCTCCCTTCGTCACGAGGACCTGCACCTCGCCAACGCGTCGGGCACCGGCAACAAGATCGTCCTCTTCGGCGCCAAGACCGGCGGCGACGGCATCGGCGGTGTGTCCGTCCTGGCCTCCGAGACCTTCGAGGAGGGTGGCCCCGCCAAGCGGCCCGCCGTCCAGGTCGGCGACCCCTTCGCCGAGAAGGTGCTCATCGAGTGCTGCCTCGACCTCTACGCCGCGGGCGTCGTCGAGGGCATCCAGGACCTCGGCGGAGCCGGGCTGTCCTGCGCGACCTCCGAGCTCGCGTCCGCCGGTGACGGCGGCATGCAGATCGAGCTCGACAAGGTGCCGCTGCGCGACTCCACCCTCCGCGCGGAGGAGATCCTCATGTCGGAGTCGCAGGAGCGCATGATGGCCGTCGTCGCGCCCGACAAGCTCGACGCCTTCCTCGCGATCACCGGCCGCTGGGACGTCGAGGCCGCCGTCCTCGGCGAGGTCACCGACGGCGACCGGCTCGTCATCACCTGGCACGGCGAGACGATCGTCGACGTGCCGCCGCGCTCCGTCGCCCACGACGGGCCTGTCTACGAGCGTCCGATCGCCCGGCCCGAGTGGATCGACGCGGTGCAGGCCGACGCGAGCTCCTCCCTTCCTCGTCCCGCGGACCTGGGCGCCGACCTGCTCGCGCTGCTCGCCTCGCCCAACATCTGCGACAAGTCGTGGGTCACCGACCAGTACGACCGCTACGTCCTGGGCAACACCAAGCGGGCCATGCCGCACGACTCCGGCGTCATCCGCGTCGACGAGGAGTCCGGCCTGGGCGTCGCCGTCTCGACGGACTGCAACGGCCGCTTCGGCCGGCTCGACCCCTATGCCGGGGCCCAGCTCGCGCTCGCCGAGTCCTACCGCAATGTCGCGACCTCCGGCGCCCTGCCGCTCGCCGTCACCGACTGCCTCAACTTCGGCTCGCCGGAGGACCCGGGCGTCATGTGGCAGTTCCAGCAGGCCATCGGCGGGCTCTTCGACGCCTGCCTCGAGCTCGGCATCCCGGTGACCGGCGGCAACGTCTCCTTCTACAACCAGACCGGCGAGACGGCGATCCACCCGACGCCCGTCGTCGGCGTCCTCGGGGTCATCGACGACGTCGCCACCTCGGTCGCCTCCGGCTTCGCTGCCCCCGGCGAGGTCGTGCTGCTCCTCGGCGCCACACGCGATGAGCTCGACGGCGGCGAGTGGGCGCACGCCCTGCACGGTCACCTCGGCGGGCAGCCGCCGCGGGTCGACCTCGCCGCGGAGAAGGCGCTCGCGTCCTTCTTCGTCGACGCGGCCCGCCGCGGTGCCCTGGCCAGCTCGCACGACCTGTCCGACGGCGGCCTCGCCGTGGCGCTGGCCGAGTCGGTGCTCACCGGCGGCACGGGTGCCTCGGTCGACCTGACCCCGGTGCTCGAGCGTGACGGCATCGACGCCTTCACCGCGCTGTACTCCGAGTCGACGGCTCGTGCCCTCGTCACGGTCCGCTCCGAGGCCGACGTGGCCACGGTCGTCGGCATCGCCGAGACGCACGGCGTGCCCGTCGCCCGCCTCGGTGTCACCGACGGTGACCGGCTCAAGGTCAAGGACGCCCTCGACCTCGGCCTCGACGAGATGCGCACCGCCCACACCGGGACGATGGCCCGCTACTTCGGCTGA
- a CDS encoding MFS transporter, producing the protein MPAGLVALAAGGFGIGLTEFVIAGLLPEVAADFRVDEASAGWLISGYALSVAVGAIVLTAAVTRLDRKRVLLGLMTLFIAGNTLSAVAGSYEAMLAGRVVAALCHGAFFGIGSVVAASLVAPARRSAAIAVMFTGLTAANVLGVPLGTLLGQQLGWRSTFWAITAIGVLAFVAIATLVPRGAGQGEGSASLRHEVAAFREPQVWLSLLMTVLGFGGMFGAFTYIAFLLTDVSGFASATVPWLLILFGGGLFVGNTLGGRAADRSVSRALVGSLAALTLVMIGFALVASSPWLAVVALVLMGGFGFATVPPLQTRVMSWAGDAQTLASGANIAAFNVGNAIGAWLGGLTIAAGLGYTSPLWVGAAMAAAALVVSLGADRLARGR; encoded by the coding sequence GTGCCGGCCGGGCTCGTCGCCCTGGCCGCGGGCGGCTTCGGCATCGGCCTGACGGAGTTCGTCATCGCCGGCCTGCTGCCGGAGGTCGCAGCCGACTTCCGCGTCGACGAGGCGAGCGCGGGCTGGCTCATCTCCGGCTACGCGCTGTCCGTCGCCGTCGGCGCGATCGTGCTCACCGCGGCCGTCACCCGGCTGGACCGCAAGCGCGTCCTCCTCGGCCTGATGACGCTCTTCATCGCCGGCAACACCCTCTCGGCCGTCGCCGGCAGCTACGAGGCGATGCTCGCCGGCCGGGTCGTCGCGGCCCTGTGCCACGGCGCCTTCTTCGGCATCGGCTCGGTCGTCGCCGCCTCGCTCGTGGCTCCGGCGCGACGCTCGGCCGCCATCGCGGTGATGTTCACCGGCCTGACCGCAGCCAACGTCCTCGGCGTGCCGCTCGGCACCCTGCTCGGTCAGCAGCTCGGCTGGCGCTCGACCTTCTGGGCGATCACCGCGATCGGCGTCCTCGCCTTCGTCGCCATCGCCACGCTCGTGCCGCGCGGCGCTGGTCAGGGCGAAGGGAGCGCCTCGCTCCGGCACGAGGTGGCCGCCTTCCGCGAGCCCCAGGTGTGGCTCTCCCTGCTCATGACCGTGCTCGGCTTCGGCGGGATGTTCGGTGCCTTCACCTACATCGCCTTCCTGCTCACCGACGTCTCCGGCTTCGCGTCGGCGACGGTGCCGTGGCTGCTCATCCTCTTCGGCGGTGGCCTCTTCGTCGGCAACACCCTCGGCGGCCGGGCGGCCGACCGGTCGGTGTCCCGGGCTCTCGTCGGCTCCCTCGCGGCGCTGACGCTCGTCATGATCGGCTTCGCGCTCGTCGCGAGCTCGCCCTGGTTGGCCGTCGTCGCGCTGGTGCTCATGGGCGGCTTCGGCTTCGCCACCGTCCCGCCGCTGCAGACCCGGGTCATGTCCTGGGCGGGCGATGCCCAGACCCTCGCGTCGGGCGCCAACATCGCGGCCTTCAACGTCGGCAATGCCATCGGCGCCTGGCTCGGTGGCCTGACGATCGCGGCTGGCCTGGGCTACACCTCGCCGCTGTGGGTCGGCGCCGCCATGGCTGCGGCGGCGCTCGTCGTCAGCCTCGGCGCGGACCGGCTGGCCCGAGGTCGCTGA
- a CDS encoding MarR family winged helix-turn-helix transcriptional regulator: MGIADDAVEIRARGWRTLAALHGHIEAVLERELQGEHGLSVVEFTVLDALSRQEGWHMRMSQLARAAALSSSATTRLVNRLEDRGLLTRIICADDRRGIYTELTPAGRELLETARPTHHRVLEQALDEAQEQPELAPLVDALHALEVVPTHA, encoded by the coding sequence ATGGGAATCGCTGATGACGCCGTCGAGATCCGCGCCCGCGGCTGGCGCACCCTCGCCGCGCTCCACGGTCACATCGAGGCCGTCCTCGAGCGTGAGCTGCAGGGCGAGCACGGCCTGTCCGTCGTGGAGTTCACCGTCCTCGACGCACTCAGCCGGCAGGAGGGCTGGCACATGCGCATGTCCCAGCTCGCCCGTGCCGCTGCCCTGTCGAGCAGCGCGACGACCCGCCTGGTCAACCGGCTCGAGGACCGCGGCCTGCTCACCCGGATCATCTGCGCCGACGACCGCCGTGGCATCTACACCGAGCTGACACCCGCCGGGCGCGAGCTGCTGGAGACGGCCCGGCCGACGCACCACCGGGTGCTCGAGCAGGCCCTCGACGAGGCGCAGGAGCAACCCGAGCTCGCCCCCCTCGTCGATGCCCTGCACGCCCTCGAGGTCGTCCCGACCCATGCCTGA
- a CDS encoding HAD family phosphatase, with the protein MPEAPWLVIFDCDGVLVDSERLNVRTWTGMMRDAGVDFTEADAVETFVGKAYKDNRVTLTELTGAVPDPEWERAWRAEFARSQEELEPVPGAAEAVAAVRELGLQVCVASGSLRAAIGAKLARTGLEGLFPESARFSAEQVERGKPAPDVFLLAAESMGFAPDRCVVVEDSRAGVEAAVAADMPAVGYHSDMTPAGWLDEATAVITDMTDLPSVVSRITGAG; encoded by the coding sequence ATGCCTGAGGCCCCCTGGCTCGTCATCTTCGACTGCGACGGGGTGCTCGTCGACAGCGAGCGCCTCAACGTACGCACGTGGACCGGCATGATGCGCGACGCCGGCGTCGACTTCACCGAGGCCGATGCCGTCGAGACCTTCGTCGGCAAGGCCTACAAGGACAACCGGGTCACCCTCACCGAGCTGACCGGCGCCGTGCCGGATCCCGAGTGGGAGCGCGCTTGGCGGGCCGAGTTCGCCCGCAGTCAGGAGGAGCTGGAGCCGGTCCCGGGTGCTGCCGAGGCGGTGGCTGCGGTCCGCGAGCTGGGCCTGCAGGTGTGCGTCGCCTCGGGCTCGCTCCGTGCGGCCATCGGCGCGAAGCTCGCGCGCACCGGGCTGGAGGGACTCTTCCCCGAGTCCGCGCGCTTCAGCGCCGAGCAGGTCGAGCGCGGCAAGCCGGCACCCGACGTCTTCCTCCTCGCCGCCGAGTCCATGGGCTTCGCCCCCGACCGGTGCGTCGTCGTCGAGGACAGTCGCGCGGGCGTCGAGGCGGCCGTCGCCGCCGACATGCCGGCGGTCGGCTACCACAGCGACATGACCCCGGCCGGCTGGCTCGACGAGGCGACCGCGGTCATCACCGACATGACCGACCTGCCCTCGGTCGTCTCCCGGATCACCGGCGCGGGCTGA
- a CDS encoding spermidine synthase — MAEVEFVPDEHGGVTVMRDGHPQSHVDVDDPEHLVFEYVQHMAAVLDAVHPAPEPIGVTHVGGAGLSLPRWVHATRPGSPQIVLEPDEALTTAVREQLPLPRGHRIRVRPQLGRPGLEALKDASAHAVVVDAFDEGRVPADLQTVEFFGHVARVLRPDGVLVMNSPDEPGWRHLADVVAGLRAAFSPNGSLALVAMRDVIKGRRYGNAVLAAAHRPLDLDEIRRQVGRWPFPSGVLGANELARRTAGGRALTDADSRPAPTAPDPGAWRVR; from the coding sequence ATGGCGGAGGTCGAGTTCGTGCCGGATGAGCACGGCGGTGTGACGGTGATGCGCGACGGGCACCCGCAGAGCCACGTCGACGTCGACGACCCCGAGCACCTCGTCTTCGAGTACGTGCAGCACATGGCGGCCGTGCTCGACGCCGTCCACCCCGCGCCGGAGCCGATCGGCGTGACCCACGTCGGCGGGGCCGGGCTGAGCCTGCCGCGCTGGGTGCACGCGACCCGGCCGGGCTCGCCGCAGATCGTCCTCGAGCCCGACGAGGCGCTCACCACGGCCGTCCGCGAGCAGCTACCGCTGCCCCGCGGGCACCGGATCCGCGTGCGGCCCCAGCTCGGCCGACCCGGTCTCGAGGCGCTCAAGGACGCCTCGGCCCATGCAGTCGTCGTCGACGCCTTCGACGAAGGGAGGGTCCCGGCGGACCTGCAGACGGTCGAGTTCTTCGGGCACGTGGCGCGGGTCCTGCGGCCCGACGGCGTGCTCGTCATGAACTCCCCCGACGAGCCGGGCTGGCGGCATCTCGCCGATGTCGTTGCCGGACTGCGAGCGGCCTTCTCCCCCAACGGCTCTCTGGCCCTCGTCGCGATGCGCGACGTCATCAAGGGGCGCCGCTACGGCAATGCCGTGCTCGCCGCCGCGCACCGCCCGCTCGACCTCGACGAGATCCGGCGGCAGGTGGGGCGCTGGCCCTTCCCCTCGGGGGTGCTCGGCGCGAACGAACTGGCCCGGCGCACGGCCGGCGGCCGCGCGCTGACCGACGCCGACTCGCGGCCTGCGCCGACGGCTCCCGATCCGGGAGCCTGGCGGGTGCGCTGA
- a CDS encoding bifunctional UDP-sugar hydrolase/5'-nucleotidase → MSLKKRGASLLVGAGAVAALVATAGTAHAADPVQPGSIDPVLTTVNLLNFNDFHGRIDADNKGTLGKSFACTVVSTRAALGEDSTALLSAGDNIGASPFTSSSQQDLPTIQFLNALGLKASAVGNHEFDQGMSDLTGRVSQAADFDLLGANVYERGTTTPALDEYTIIEVSGLKVGVVGAVTEQTASLVSPAGITGVDFGDPVAAVNRVAGQLKDGDATNGEADIVVAEYHEGATTGDDTSTLDEQVAAGGAFADIVNDTAGEVDAIFTAHTHRTYAWDAPAPGGGTRPIIQSGSYGNPLGQVQLGFDPQTRKVTQYSATNLKVSAPTADCAADPAYVEAAAIVDTAVSEAAEVGKQVVGKVSSDITTAFSAAGGRDDRQRESTLGNLTADIWLDALNQPGRSGADIGIMNPGGLRSDLMYAPTAAEAPGEVTYAEAASINPFANTLMTVDITGAQLRTLLEQQWQPEGESRPFLKLGLSDNVTYTFDPDAAKGSHITSVMVDGAPVDEAATYTIASGSFLISGGDNFTVLGEGTDRKDSGLIDTDAFINYFGARDVVEPDYRKQAVAISGQPSELTEGEQVSFTASGFDMTSKGAPTATEVEVFVGETSVGTFPVTAGLVDGVPTRNGTADISFTAPAGVTGDSTVRLVAAPSGTTASFPVTVTAAETGGGHGDGNGKGTGPGTGKGHGKGNTGDHPGQGKGRTGEHPSQGKGRATGLVR, encoded by the coding sequence ATGTCCCTGAAGAAGAGGGGCGCGTCGCTGCTCGTCGGAGCGGGTGCGGTCGCCGCACTCGTCGCCACGGCCGGCACCGCCCACGCCGCCGACCCGGTCCAGCCCGGATCGATCGACCCCGTCCTGACCACGGTCAACCTGCTGAACTTCAACGACTTCCACGGTCGCATCGACGCCGACAACAAGGGCACGCTCGGCAAGTCCTTCGCGTGCACCGTCGTCTCGACGCGCGCGGCGCTCGGCGAGGACTCGACGGCGCTGCTGTCGGCCGGCGACAACATCGGGGCCTCCCCCTTCACCTCCTCGTCGCAGCAGGACCTGCCGACGATCCAGTTCCTCAACGCGCTCGGGCTCAAGGCAAGCGCCGTGGGCAACCACGAGTTCGACCAGGGCATGTCCGACCTCACCGGCCGGGTCTCCCAGGCGGCGGACTTCGACCTGCTGGGGGCCAACGTCTACGAGCGCGGCACGACGACGCCCGCCCTCGACGAGTACACGATCATCGAGGTCTCCGGGCTCAAGGTCGGCGTCGTCGGCGCGGTCACCGAGCAGACCGCCTCGCTCGTCTCCCCCGCCGGCATCACGGGCGTCGACTTCGGCGACCCGGTCGCCGCGGTCAACCGCGTCGCGGGCCAGCTCAAGGACGGCGACGCGACCAACGGCGAGGCCGACATCGTCGTCGCCGAGTACCACGAGGGCGCGACCACCGGCGACGACACGAGCACCCTCGACGAGCAGGTCGCGGCGGGCGGCGCCTTCGCCGACATCGTCAACGACACGGCCGGCGAGGTCGACGCGATCTTCACCGCGCACACCCACCGCACCTATGCCTGGGACGCCCCCGCCCCCGGTGGCGGCACCCGCCCCATCATCCAGTCCGGCTCCTACGGCAACCCGCTCGGCCAGGTGCAGCTCGGCTTCGACCCGCAGACGCGCAAGGTCACGCAGTACTCCGCGACGAACCTCAAGGTGAGCGCCCCGACCGCGGACTGCGCCGCCGACCCGGCCTACGTCGAGGCCGCCGCGATCGTCGACACCGCCGTCAGCGAGGCCGCCGAGGTCGGCAAGCAGGTCGTCGGCAAGGTCTCGAGCGACATCACGACCGCCTTCAGCGCCGCCGGCGGCCGCGACGACCGTCAGCGCGAGTCCACCCTCGGCAACCTCACCGCCGACATCTGGCTCGACGCGCTCAACCAGCCCGGCCGCAGCGGCGCCGACATCGGCATCATGAACCCCGGCGGTCTGCGCTCGGACCTCATGTACGCCCCGACGGCCGCCGAGGCCCCCGGCGAGGTGACCTACGCGGAGGCCGCGTCGATCAACCCCTTCGCCAACACGCTGATGACGGTCGACATCACCGGCGCCCAGCTGCGCACCCTGCTCGAGCAGCAGTGGCAGCCCGAGGGTGAGTCGCGGCCCTTCCTCAAGCTCGGCCTGTCCGACAACGTCACCTACACCTTCGACCCGGACGCGGCGAAGGGCAGCCACATCACCTCGGTCATGGTCGACGGTGCGCCCGTGGACGAGGCCGCGACCTACACGATCGCTTCCGGCTCCTTCCTCATCAGCGGCGGTGACAACTTCACCGTCCTCGGCGAGGGCACCGACCGCAAGGACTCGGGTCTCATCGACACCGACGCCTTCATCAACTACTTCGGTGCCCGCGACGTCGTCGAGCCCGACTACCGCAAGCAGGCCGTCGCGATCAGCGGTCAGCCGAGCGAGCTGACCGAGGGCGAGCAGGTCTCCTTCACCGCCTCCGGCTTCGACATGACCTCCAAGGGCGCCCCGACGGCCACCGAGGTCGAGGTCTTCGTCGGCGAGACCTCCGTCGGCACCTTCCCGGTCACGGCCGGTCTGGTCGACGGCGTCCCGACCCGCAACGGCACCGCGGACATCAGCTTCACCGCCCCCGCGGGCGTCACCGGCGACAGCACGGTCCGCCTCGTCGCCGCCCCGAGCGGCACGACGGCGAGTTTCCCCGTCACGGTGACCGCTGCCGAGACCGGCGGCGGTCACGGCGACGGCAACGGCAAGGGCACGGGTCCCGGTACGGGCAAGGGCCACGGCAAGGGCAACACCGGCGACCACCCCGGCCAGGGCAAGGGCCGCACCGGCGAGCACCCGAGCCAGGGCAAGGGGCGGGCGACCGGCCTCGTCCGGTGA
- a CDS encoding sterol carrier family protein, which translates to MAGRRRIPVDEGWAALHAWSASDDRSAVDRATVATAVRHTVAELADVAPGRSVEVRVPPFAAAQCVEGPVHTRGTPPAVVETDPQTWLELAVGDLAWADGVASGRVRVSGQRTDLSAHLPLTEGS; encoded by the coding sequence GTGGCCGGACGACGACGCATTCCCGTGGACGAAGGGTGGGCCGCGCTGCACGCGTGGTCCGCCAGCGACGACCGCTCGGCGGTCGACCGGGCGACGGTGGCGACCGCGGTGCGGCACACGGTCGCCGAGCTCGCCGACGTGGCCCCCGGCCGCAGCGTCGAGGTGCGGGTGCCTCCCTTCGCCGCGGCGCAGTGCGTCGAGGGGCCGGTGCACACCCGCGGCACCCCGCCGGCGGTCGTCGAAACCGACCCGCAGACCTGGCTGGAGCTGGCCGTCGGTGACCTCGCGTGGGCCGACGGCGTCGCCTCGGGCCGGGTGCGGGTGAGCGGTCAGCGGACCGACCTGTCCGCCCACCTCCCGCTCACCGAAGGGAGCTGA
- a CDS encoding Gfo/Idh/MocA family protein has protein sequence MSSQRPHADVPGMKLPAPRTPDPAAAPGLRWGLLGAGWIAGQMAISLRGTAQQVVAVGSRDTQRAQAFVGEHVPGARAHGSYADLVADPEVDVVHVASPHSEHLEHALLAIRAGKHVLVEKPLAPTADEAAQIAAAAREAGVFCMEAMWTRFLPHIDVLRQVLDAGMLGEVSTVLADHSIQLWPDGPERLASPDLAGGAMLDLGIYPLSFASLVLGGISSAAGLGSLTDRGVDRRVAFVVQGPSGAVASCATDMSVSSPTTASVNGTWARLELETQFYTPTTMRLVGADGVVLDTMAGDPIEKHRGLRHEATEVAVRVTAGETESPVMPLAESVRVLEVAEELLSSLR, from the coding sequence ATGAGCAGCCAGCGCCCGCATGCCGATGTCCCCGGGATGAAGCTCCCTGCGCCGCGCACCCCCGACCCGGCGGCCGCGCCCGGTCTGCGGTGGGGCCTGCTCGGTGCCGGGTGGATCGCCGGGCAGATGGCGATCTCGCTGCGCGGCACCGCCCAGCAGGTCGTCGCGGTCGGCTCGCGGGACACGCAGCGCGCGCAGGCCTTCGTCGGCGAGCACGTCCCCGGCGCGCGGGCCCACGGCAGCTATGCCGACCTCGTCGCCGACCCGGAGGTCGACGTCGTCCACGTCGCCAGCCCGCACAGCGAGCACCTCGAGCACGCGCTCCTCGCGATCCGCGCCGGCAAGCACGTGCTCGTCGAGAAGCCTCTGGCCCCCACGGCCGACGAGGCCGCGCAGATCGCCGCCGCAGCCCGCGAGGCCGGCGTCTTCTGCATGGAGGCGATGTGGACCCGCTTCCTCCCCCACATCGACGTCCTGCGCCAGGTGCTCGACGCCGGGATGCTCGGCGAGGTGAGCACGGTGCTCGCCGACCACTCGATCCAGCTCTGGCCCGACGGCCCCGAGCGGCTGGCGAGCCCGGACCTCGCGGGCGGCGCGATGCTCGACCTGGGGATCTACCCGCTCTCCTTCGCCTCGCTCGTCCTCGGCGGGATCAGCTCGGCGGCCGGCCTGGGCTCGCTCACCGACCGTGGCGTCGACCGTCGGGTCGCCTTCGTCGTGCAGGGCCCGAGCGGGGCCGTCGCCTCGTGCGCCACCGACATGTCCGTCTCGTCGCCGACCACCGCCTCGGTCAACGGCACGTGGGCCCGCCTCGAGCTCGAGACGCAGTTCTACACCCCGACGACGATGCGACTGGTCGGCGCCGACGGCGTCGTCCTCGACACGATGGCGGGCGACCCGATCGAGAAGCACCGCGGCCTGCGGCACGAGGCCACGGAGGTGGCCGTGCGGGTCACCGCCGGCGAGACCGAGTCGCCGGTCATGCCCCTCGCCGAGAGCGTGCGGGTGCTCGAGGTCGCCGAGGAGCTGCTCAGCTCCCTTCGGTGA
- a CDS encoding MerR family transcriptional regulator, producing MRIGELARRTGLAPSAIRYYEERDMFSPGQVRRLPNGYRDYTPEAEQRLALVLAGRAAGFGLDDMRTRMQHWSTMSDAERADILRDQLEVLDARIGELDRSRREIAAVLGVLSTRLGG from the coding sequence ATGCGCATCGGAGAGCTCGCCCGCCGCACGGGCCTGGCGCCGTCGGCGATCCGCTACTACGAGGAGCGCGACATGTTCAGCCCCGGGCAGGTGCGGCGCCTGCCCAACGGCTACCGCGACTACACGCCCGAGGCCGAGCAGCGTCTGGCCCTCGTCCTCGCCGGTCGGGCCGCGGGCTTCGGCCTCGACGACATGCGCACCCGGATGCAGCACTGGTCGACCATGAGCGACGCGGAGCGGGCCGACATCCTGCGGGACCAGCTCGAGGTCCTCGATGCGCGCATCGGTGAGCTGGATCGCAGCCGTCGCGAGATCGCCGCCGTGCTGGGCGTGCTCAGCACCCGGCTGGGGGGCTGA